One Glycine max cultivar Williams 82 chromosome 8, Glycine_max_v4.0, whole genome shotgun sequence genomic window, ACGAATTGAACCTCGAAATATCACGAGAAGGTTGGAAGCCGAGGTTAGGGTTTTGTTTATTCAAGCAATCGAACGATTTGCATTGGTAATGATCCCAAATTACAGCGTTGTCAGGGAGGGAGGAAGGGAAGGGGTTTTTAGGGAGGGAATTTGGGGGAATTTGTTTCTGTGGTGTTTTGGAGAAGCAGCGGCGGCGGGGGAGGGGGTGGCAGCCGCGGAGGATTAGGGATTCGGCGAGGTCGGAATCGGAGGGGCAGAGAGAGAAAGGTGTGTAAGTCATGTACTTGTGAAGGAGTTCGGGGTGGTTGTGGCAGGAGGAGGCTATTGGGGAGAGGTGGGAGTATAAGAGTAGATCTGAGGGGATGGTGGATTTTTTAGTTGGGTTGTTAGTGTTCTGGAGGAGCGTGAGGTGGTTGATGGTGGCGCGTATGGTGTGGAGCTGGTGGAGGAGTTGGTCGGGGACAGGTGGGGGTGGTTTGGGGGATTTGGGGGATTGGAGGGTGGAGGAGAGGTGGTAGAGGGAGAGGATGTTGGTGGCCACCATGGCCATTAAGAGGACCAAGTTCAAGGTCATGGTGGTGAAGGTGAAACTCATTTTTGCTTAGCTACAAAACAATACTACACTACACTCACTCACTCTCACTATGTTTGTGTGTGTTTATGTATGGCTTtgccttttttgttttggtttggaCAATTTGGAAATGTGGAGCTAGAATTGAATTTCTGTTTTTAAGATTCTCACAAGTAGGGTTTGGGGTGTTGACTATTTGGACTTTTGTTTTCCTGGGAGTCAGTGAAGTAAGTAGACTAACATAGTGTATGTAGTGTAGTGTGGACTATGGAGGATTGGGATCTGTAGTATGTGGGACCAGGGAGCCTAGATTTACTGTGTTTATGTAAATCTAGAATCTATATCTGTGCCTCTGCTATGCAAAATGAAGACAAATTTTTGTTTAGGTTGTAGGTAAGGTAAGGtaagtggtttttttttttaagtgaaaatagTAGTAATTTACAGGGAAAATGTTAGTGCAAAATAGACTTCTGGATTAGATTGGGATTGTTTTTAGACTGGTTATAGTTTCATTGAGTGTGACATTGTATcagtaaataaaattcaaaaatattgaGTGTCACATTGTGTTGGTAAAACAAAATGTGTAATAGTttaaggctttggagtttctttttttattgacaagTAACGGTGTGTTTGAAAAATCGTTCCAATTATGTTGAACGGAAGTTTTCCGTTTTTTCATGTAAAAATGGAGAGACAACGGGGGACTTATTTTGAATTGAACGTGAATACAAACAGGTActaatagtattattttatttttttgtttttatttcatctcttttattttattaatgttatttatgTGATATGTCCAAAGGATTGCAAGGATATATTTTGAGTGTATGAGGCGAGTTCAATTTGGTAATTCATGTCCAATGGCTTAAATATAGAAGAACTTCAGTTTCATGTATGCTGTTATTTTTCAAGAACTGCCTGCCAACAAGCtttatgattaatatattactatCAGTTAAAAGTCAtatgaaatataatttcttGTTATTGTAAGAATCTTTTTAAACTGACATCCAATTATAATTGTTATGcatgtcaaatttattattttttatactaattgtCTTTTTTCCagataatataattatcttaaaaattataa contains:
- the LOC100816366 gene encoding probable methyltransferase At1g29790, which translates into the protein MSFTFTTMTLNLVLLMAMVATNILSLYHLSSTLQSPKSPKPPPPVPDQLLHQLHTIRATINHLTLLQNTNNPTKKSTIPSDLLLYSHLSPIASSCHNHPELLHKYMTYTPFSLCPSDSDLAESLILRGCHPLPRRRCFSKTPQKQIPPNSLPKNPFPSSLPDNAVIWDHYQCKSFDCLNKQNPNLGFQPSRDISRFNSYKTDLDLPIQQLFQIAAAAKSVLRLGLDVGGGTGSFAAAMRLRNVTVVTTTMNVVAPNSEAVALRGLVPLHMPLQQRLPLFDGVLDLVRCGRAVNRWIPLTVMEFLLLDVDRVLRGGGYLWVDHFFSKGVDLEKVYAPLIGKLGYKKVKWATGNKTDAGGVKNGEVYLTALLQKPVSR